One window of Chloroflexus aggregans DSM 9485 genomic DNA carries:
- a CDS encoding TAT-variant-translocated molybdopterin oxidoreductase, translated as MTQHQSDLEAIRAQLRDARGPQFWRSLDQLADSPAFRELVEREFPRGASEMSDGMSRRTFLKLMGASLALAGVTACTYQPRQYIAPFDRQPEGRIPGVPQYFASTLTLGGYGTGVLVRANEGRPTKVEGNPRHPASLGSTDLFAQAEILTMYDPDRSTTVLRQGVPSTWAEFTTTLANALTAAQATQGAGVRLLTTTVTSPSLAAQIEQFLQAYPQARWYQYEPVNRDNVVEGARLAFGRDVTTRYDLAAAQVIVSLDADFLAPGPGFIAYARAFADGRKVRKDSTGMNRLYVIEASPSTTGTAADHRLALRADAIAAFAGALAHELGIGGAPATLAAKAEEFLKAIAKDLEEHRGRSVVIAGDQQPPIVHALAHLINAELGNVGKTVFYHEPVEARPTNQTNELVTLVSEMAAGRVELLVMIGGNPVYNAPGDLRFAERMATVPLTVHLSQFVDETSVQATWHIPQAHPLESWGDARAFDGTASIVQPLIEPLYGGKTANELLAAMLGQPDAESYDLVRGYWEERIGNTNWNVALATGVIADTSAPVINPTLNEAAIRATAIPQPGDGVEIVFRPDPSVFDGFYANNGWLQELPRPLTKLVWDNAALMSPRTAIKLLGLPFSADRLVGNEADDRERQRYLEQLSKVNGTIARIEYRGGVVELPIWLLPGHAEDSITLNLGYGRTNAGRVGNGVGINVYPIRTSDSPWFGAGARVTNTGSTYLLVSTQDHWTLEGRDIYRVGEFKKFKEDPKYIAKEVYKEEYGREAPTYLSLQPGDNYAGRNAWGMTINLNACIGCNACVVACQAENNIAVVGKDQVSRGREMHWIRIDRYFAGEDLDNPAIYMMPVNCMQCEKAPCEVVCPVAATVHDYEGLNNMVYNRCVGTKYCSNNCPYKVRRFNFLQYSDTTTETFKLAFNPDVTVRIRGVMEKCTYCVQRISGARIAAKRAAVQAGQSSYVISDGAIQTACEQACPTGAIVFGDINDPSSRVAKWKAEGHNYSLLGFLNTLPRTTYLARVRNPSEDLEKVEG; from the coding sequence CGCGCGGACCACAGTTCTGGCGTTCGCTCGACCAACTGGCCGATTCGCCGGCGTTCCGTGAATTAGTGGAGCGCGAATTTCCGCGCGGCGCGAGCGAGATGAGCGATGGAATGAGCCGGCGCACGTTCCTCAAGCTGATGGGTGCCTCACTAGCGCTAGCCGGTGTGACGGCTTGTACCTATCAGCCACGCCAGTATATCGCGCCATTCGATCGCCAACCCGAAGGGCGTATTCCCGGAGTACCACAATACTTCGCGTCGACACTGACGCTCGGTGGCTACGGTACCGGCGTACTGGTACGCGCGAATGAGGGCCGCCCGACGAAGGTTGAGGGGAACCCGCGCCACCCGGCCAGTCTCGGCAGCACCGATCTGTTTGCTCAGGCCGAGATTCTGACGATGTACGACCCTGATCGCTCAACGACGGTGCTGCGCCAAGGGGTACCAAGTACGTGGGCCGAATTTACCACGACCCTCGCGAATGCATTGACGGCAGCGCAGGCAACACAAGGCGCTGGCGTGCGTCTCTTGACCACGACGGTGACGTCGCCGTCGCTGGCTGCCCAAATTGAGCAGTTCTTGCAGGCTTATCCACAGGCACGCTGGTATCAGTACGAGCCGGTTAATCGCGATAATGTCGTGGAAGGCGCACGCCTTGCGTTTGGCCGTGATGTTACCACGCGCTACGATTTGGCAGCCGCCCAGGTAATTGTCAGCCTCGACGCCGACTTCCTCGCGCCCGGCCCCGGCTTCATCGCATATGCCCGCGCCTTTGCCGATGGCCGTAAGGTGCGGAAAGATAGCACCGGTATGAACCGGCTGTACGTGATCGAGGCAAGCCCCTCGACGACCGGCACGGCAGCCGATCACCGACTGGCGCTACGGGCCGATGCGATCGCCGCGTTTGCCGGCGCTCTGGCCCACGAACTCGGTATTGGTGGAGCACCGGCAACCCTTGCTGCGAAAGCTGAAGAGTTCTTGAAGGCGATAGCCAAAGACCTTGAAGAGCACCGTGGGCGCTCGGTAGTCATTGCCGGCGACCAGCAGCCACCTATTGTGCATGCCCTGGCCCACCTGATCAACGCTGAGCTGGGCAACGTCGGCAAGACGGTCTTCTATCACGAACCGGTGGAAGCCCGTCCGACTAATCAAACAAACGAGCTGGTAACGCTGGTCAGCGAGATGGCTGCCGGTCGAGTGGAGCTGCTCGTTATGATCGGCGGCAACCCGGTCTACAACGCTCCTGGCGACCTGCGTTTTGCCGAACGGATGGCCACGGTCCCGCTGACCGTTCACTTAAGCCAGTTCGTCGACGAGACTTCGGTACAGGCGACGTGGCATATTCCGCAGGCCCACCCACTGGAAAGCTGGGGGGATGCGCGTGCCTTTGACGGGACGGCCAGTATCGTGCAACCACTGATTGAGCCACTCTACGGCGGTAAAACGGCCAACGAGTTGCTGGCAGCAATGCTCGGTCAACCCGATGCGGAAAGCTACGATCTGGTGCGCGGTTACTGGGAGGAACGGATCGGCAATACCAATTGGAATGTGGCACTGGCCACCGGCGTGATCGCCGATACATCTGCTCCGGTGATTAATCCAACTCTCAACGAAGCAGCGATTCGCGCCACTGCGATCCCCCAACCCGGTGACGGTGTTGAAATCGTCTTCCGGCCAGATCCATCAGTTTTCGATGGCTTCTATGCAAATAACGGTTGGCTACAAGAGCTACCACGCCCGCTCACCAAGCTGGTTTGGGATAACGCCGCGTTGATGAGTCCACGGACTGCGATCAAGCTCCTTGGTTTACCCTTCAGTGCCGACCGACTGGTAGGCAACGAAGCCGATGACCGCGAGCGCCAACGCTACCTCGAACAACTCTCGAAAGTCAACGGGACGATTGCACGGATCGAGTACCGTGGTGGAGTTGTAGAACTGCCCATCTGGCTCCTCCCCGGCCACGCCGAAGACTCGATTACGCTGAACCTCGGTTATGGCCGCACCAATGCGGGCCGGGTCGGCAATGGCGTGGGGATTAATGTCTACCCCATCCGCACGAGCGATAGCCCATGGTTTGGCGCCGGTGCGCGTGTCACCAACACCGGCAGCACTTACTTGCTGGTCAGCACTCAAGATCACTGGACGCTCGAAGGACGCGATATCTATCGCGTTGGCGAGTTTAAGAAGTTCAAGGAAGACCCCAAGTACATCGCCAAAGAGGTATACAAAGAGGAGTATGGTCGCGAAGCTCCCACGTATCTCTCGTTACAACCCGGCGATAACTACGCCGGACGCAACGCCTGGGGTATGACCATCAACCTCAATGCGTGTATCGGCTGCAATGCCTGCGTTGTCGCTTGCCAAGCGGAAAACAACATCGCTGTCGTCGGTAAAGATCAAGTCTCACGCGGTCGCGAAATGCACTGGATCCGCATCGACCGGTACTTCGCGGGTGAAGATCTCGACAACCCGGCCATCTACATGATGCCTGTCAACTGTATGCAGTGTGAAAAGGCACCGTGTGAGGTCGTTTGCCCGGTTGCTGCCACCGTGCATGATTACGAGGGTCTGAACAACATGGTGTATAATCGCTGTGTCGGCACGAAGTATTGCTCGAACAACTGCCCGTATAAAGTACGGCGGTTCAACTTCTTGCAATACAGCGATACGACAACCGAGACCTTCAAGCTCGCGTTCAACCCAGATGTGACGGTGCGTATCCGAGGTGTGATGGAGAAGTGTACCTACTGTGTGCAACGCATTAGCGGCGCACGCATTGCCGCCAAACGCGCTGCGGTACAGGCTGGACAATCGTCGTATGTCATCAGCGATGGCGCCATTCAAACCGCTTGTGAACAGGCATGTCCGACCGGTGCAATCGTGTTCGGCGACATCAACGATCCGAGCAGCCGTGTCGCAAAGTGGAAGGCGGAAGGTCACAACTATAGCCTCCTCGGCTTCCTCAACACCTTACCGCGCACGACATATCTGGCCCGTGTCCGCAACCCGTCTGAAGATCTAGAAAAGGTGGAAGGCTAG